Proteins encoded by one window of Flavobacterium sp. N502540:
- a CDS encoding HlyD family secretion protein, producing MEKKKTNTKFIIILAVLVLVGGTYGITKYMHSLAHEETDDAQIEKKMNPIIPRVSGYISKVYVKDNDFVKKGDTLFTIDKRDYQLKIDEANAALLGAEGQYEAAKADIGSANASISVSDAQMKSATGSIESAKIRLRQITNDYNRYNNLYKTHTITKQQYEQALSAKEEAENQVRVLQDQQRASSYQKTVIQSKSKVSDKQTEVASANIKKAKTMLDVAHLNLSYTVVTAAIDGQVSKVDIQPGQLVQPGQSLFYIINNNEAWVVANFKETQLNKMVAGQKVSLKVDAYPNYEFKGTVTSFSPATGSRFSLLPPDNATGNFVKTIQRLPVKISLDESNDPEKVKLLRPGMNVDVDVHLK from the coding sequence ATGGAAAAGAAAAAAACAAATACTAAATTCATCATTATACTAGCCGTTTTGGTTTTAGTGGGCGGAACTTACGGAATAACTAAGTACATGCATTCTTTAGCTCACGAAGAAACGGACGATGCTCAAATCGAGAAAAAAATGAATCCGATTATTCCAAGAGTATCGGGATATATTAGTAAAGTATACGTAAAAGATAATGATTTTGTAAAAAAAGGTGATACTTTGTTTACGATTGATAAAAGAGATTATCAGTTAAAAATCGATGAGGCTAATGCTGCTTTATTAGGTGCTGAAGGACAATACGAAGCTGCAAAAGCTGATATTGGAAGCGCCAATGCAAGCATCTCTGTATCGGATGCGCAAATGAAATCTGCAACAGGTTCTATAGAAAGCGCAAAAATCAGATTAAGACAAATTACAAACGACTACAACCGTTACAATAATTTGTACAAAACACATACGATTACAAAACAACAATACGAACAGGCTCTGTCTGCAAAAGAAGAAGCTGAAAACCAGGTACGTGTTTTGCAAGATCAACAACGAGCTAGTTCTTACCAAAAAACAGTAATTCAATCCAAATCAAAAGTTTCTGACAAACAAACTGAAGTAGCTTCCGCTAATATCAAAAAAGCGAAAACAATGTTAGATGTTGCTCATTTAAACCTTAGCTATACGGTTGTAACTGCTGCAATTGACGGTCAGGTTTCTAAAGTAGATATTCAACCGGGACAATTAGTTCAACCGGGACAATCTTTATTTTACATCATCAACAACAATGAAGCTTGGGTTGTGGCTAACTTTAAAGAAACACAATTGAACAAAATGGTTGCCGGACAAAAAGTAAGTCTAAAAGTTGATGCTTATCCAAACTATGAGTTTAAAGGAACTGTAACTTCGTTTTCTCCTGCAACAGGATCACGTTTTTCTTTATTACCTCCTGATAACGCAACCGGTAACTTCGTAAAAACAATTCAAAGACTACCCGTAAAAATTAGTTTAGACGAATCAAACGATCCGGAGAAAGTAAAATTACTAAGACCAGGGATGAATGTTGATGTAGATGTACATTTAAAATAA
- a CDS encoding MDR family MFS transporter produces the protein MAAVQADEDLVEYGYRRVIITITAVLCALLEIVDTTIVNVALTDMRGSLGATLTDVAWVITAYAIANVIVIPMTSWLSQQFGRRNYFVASIIIFTVCSFLCGNATNIWELVAFRFVQGMGGGALLVTAQTIITESYPVAKRGMAQAIYGMGVIVGPTLGPPLGGYLVDNYSWPYIFYINIPLGIIATILALTFVRSPKYGEKLKANQVDWWGIILLAAFIGSLQFVLEHGQQDDWFNDSTIITLSVVTVLGLVLFIWRELTYKYPIVNLSVLKDGNLRIGTVMCFILGFGLYGSTLIIPIYTQSILGWTATDAGLLLIPGSITTAVMMPFVGNMIQRGVPQGYMVGVGFLVFFFFTFMMQTRMTPDTGVEHMYWPLILRGIGLGLLFVPITTLSLSTLKGKHIGEGAAFTGMMRQLGGSFGIAIITTFITRLSQEHRVNLLTNLDPANYDVQQRIAGMQRAFMSKGYSADVALKKAYQVLEYSVMKQSTVMAYMDIFMYLGIMFLCCIPIILLIKKGKNKINPADAMH, from the coding sequence ATGGCAGCAGTACAAGCAGACGAAGATTTAGTAGAATACGGATACAGACGTGTCATCATTACGATTACGGCAGTACTTTGTGCCTTGCTTGAAATTGTAGATACGACAATTGTAAACGTAGCACTAACAGACATGCGAGGTAGCCTTGGCGCTACTTTAACTGATGTGGCCTGGGTAATTACAGCATACGCCATCGCGAATGTGATTGTAATTCCGATGACGAGCTGGCTTTCGCAACAATTTGGAAGACGTAATTATTTTGTGGCTTCTATCATAATATTTACGGTCTGTTCCTTTTTATGCGGAAACGCCACCAACATATGGGAACTGGTAGCCTTTAGATTTGTTCAGGGTATGGGTGGAGGCGCCTTACTCGTAACCGCACAGACCATTATCACCGAAAGTTATCCTGTAGCAAAACGTGGAATGGCTCAGGCTATTTACGGAATGGGGGTAATTGTTGGACCAACTTTAGGACCGCCATTAGGAGGATATTTAGTAGACAACTACTCCTGGCCTTATATTTTTTACATTAATATTCCATTGGGGATTATCGCTACAATTTTAGCTTTAACGTTTGTAAGAAGTCCTAAATATGGAGAAAAATTAAAAGCCAATCAGGTTGACTGGTGGGGAATTATATTGCTTGCAGCCTTTATCGGGTCTTTGCAATTCGTTCTGGAGCATGGACAACAAGACGATTGGTTCAACGATTCAACTATCATAACTTTAAGTGTGGTTACGGTTTTAGGATTGGTCTTATTTATCTGGAGAGAGCTTACTTATAAATATCCCATCGTAAACTTAAGTGTTCTAAAGGACGGAAATCTTAGAATAGGAACCGTAATGTGTTTCATTCTTGGTTTTGGTCTGTACGGATCTACTTTAATTATCCCAATCTACACGCAGTCTATTTTAGGATGGACCGCAACAGATGCCGGATTATTATTGATTCCGGGATCTATTACCACAGCAGTCATGATGCCTTTTGTGGGGAATATGATTCAGAGAGGAGTTCCTCAGGGATATATGGTGGGAGTAGGATTTTTGGTCTTCTTTTTCTTCACCTTTATGATGCAGACCCGAATGACACCCGATACCGGAGTTGAACATATGTACTGGCCTTTAATTTTAAGAGGAATTGGTTTAGGATTACTTTTTGTACCTATTACTACACTCTCTCTATCTACCTTAAAAGGAAAACATATTGGTGAAGGAGCTGCTTTTACCGGAATGATGCGACAATTAGGAGGTTCTTTTGGTATTGCAATCATTACCACTTTTATCACCCGTTTGAGTCAGGAACACCGAGTGAACTTACTAACCAATTTAGATCCTGCAAACTACGATGTGCAACAACGTATTGCCGGAATGCAAAGAGCTTTTATGTCTAAAGGATATAGCGCAGATGTTGCACTGAAAAAAGCCTATCAGGTACTGGAATATTCTGTAATGAAACAAAGTACCGTAATGGCTTATATGGATATTTTCATGTATCTCGGAATTATGTTCTTATGCTGTATTCCAATTATTCTTTTAATCAAAAAAGGAAAAAACAAGATTAATCCTGCCGATGCAATGCATTAA
- the yaaA gene encoding peroxide stress protein YaaA: MKIVISPAKSLNFEKELPTTQHTEPAFLKEARVVHKILKTKKPAELSELMSISDKLSDLNWKRNQDWKTPFTPENARPAVYTFDGDVYTGLDAYTIPVEKLDVLQSKLRILSGLYGVLKPLDLMQAYRLEMGTKLSVGEYKNLHEFWKPTVTKALNKELSKGELFVNLASNEYFSAVDVKALKVPVITPDFKDYKDGKLKMISFFAKKARGMMVRYIIDTNAETIEDLKGFNYEGYQFDANLSKGNHLVFTR; this comes from the coding sequence ATGAAAATTGTTATATCGCCTGCGAAGTCATTAAATTTCGAAAAAGAATTACCTACTACTCAACATACAGAACCTGCTTTTTTAAAAGAAGCCCGCGTGGTTCATAAAATATTAAAGACTAAAAAACCTGCTGAATTATCAGAATTAATGTCGATCTCAGATAAGTTATCTGATTTGAACTGGAAAAGAAATCAGGATTGGAAAACACCGTTTACGCCTGAAAACGCCCGTCCGGCAGTGTATACTTTTGATGGAGACGTTTATACTGGTTTAGATGCTTATACTATTCCGGTGGAGAAACTGGACGTTCTTCAAAGTAAACTTCGAATTCTGTCGGGACTTTACGGAGTTTTGAAACCATTAGATTTAATGCAGGCTTACCGTCTGGAAATGGGAACAAAATTATCGGTAGGGGAGTATAAAAATCTACACGAGTTTTGGAAACCAACTGTGACAAAAGCATTAAATAAAGAGTTATCTAAAGGAGAGTTGTTTGTTAATTTAGCGAGTAACGAGTACTTCTCAGCGGTAGATGTGAAAGCTTTAAAAGTTCCTGTGATCACGCCGGACTTTAAAGATTATAAAGACGGAAAACTCAAAATGATCAGTTTCTTTGCGAAGAAGGCTAGAGGGATGATGGTGCGTTATATTATTGATACTAATGCTGAAACTATTGAAGATTTAAAAGGATTTAATTACGAAGGTTATCAGTTTGATGCTAACCTTTCGAAGGGGAATCATCTGGTTTTTACGAGATAG
- a CDS encoding GxxExxY protein → MTKILYQLESYQIMGILFDVHRNLGGGFSEIVYKDALEYEFKKANIPFEREKEYLVNYKDIILNHRFYADFILFDKIVLEVKSSEFLHPKYISQCLNYLKVSKTHLAILANFNSVSLEYKRIIL, encoded by the coding sequence ATGACAAAAATCTTGTACCAGCTGGAAAGTTATCAAATAATGGGAATTTTATTTGATGTTCATAGAAATTTAGGTGGAGGCTTTTCTGAAATCGTATATAAAGATGCTTTAGAATATGAATTTAAGAAAGCGAATATTCCATTTGAAAGAGAAAAAGAATATTTGGTAAACTATAAAGACATAATATTGAATCACAGATTTTATGCTGATTTTATTTTGTTTGATAAAATTGTACTTGAAGTAAAATCGAGTGAATTTTTACATCCAAAATACATTTCACAATGTCTTAATTATCTCAAAGTTTCTAAAACGCATTTAGCAATTTTAGCGAACTTCAATTCTGTCTCACTTGAATACAAACGTATTATTTTATAA
- a CDS encoding CCA tRNA nucleotidyltransferase, which produces MAIQTNYKTALQHKIFDIISKASRELNVDSYVIGGFVRDLLLNRGSKKDIDVVAVGSGIELALKVSELLPNKPKVQVFKTYGTAMLRFEDTDIEFVGARKESYSSDSRNPVVENGTLEDDQNRRDFTINALALSLNEENFGDLSDPFNGLSDLENKIIKTPLDPDITYSDDPLRMLRAIRFATQLNFEIEENSLNAITKNADRIKIISGERIVDELNKILSTPKPSTGFLLLYKTGLLDLILPELTALNQVEEIEGHTHKNNFYHTLEVVDNICPNTDDVWLRWAALLHDIGKAPTKRFNKKQGWTFHGHEFLGGKMTKKIFERLHMPLNHKMKFVQKMVIMSSRPIVLADDIVTDSAVRRLVFDAGEDVENLMTLCEADITTKNPSKFKKYHKNFEIVRKKIVEVEERDHVRNFQPPISGEEIMEIFDLKPSREIGILKEAVKEAILEGDIPNEYQAAYDFVIKRAEKLGLKKV; this is translated from the coding sequence GTGGCTATACAAACAAATTATAAAACTGCTTTACAACATAAAATCTTCGATATCATTTCGAAGGCATCCCGGGAACTCAACGTTGACAGTTACGTCATCGGAGGTTTTGTTCGGGATTTACTTTTAAACAGAGGTTCAAAAAAAGATATTGATGTTGTTGCTGTAGGCAGCGGTATTGAATTGGCTTTAAAAGTTTCTGAATTATTGCCCAACAAACCAAAGGTACAAGTTTTTAAAACCTATGGAACTGCCATGCTTCGTTTTGAAGATACCGATATTGAATTTGTCGGAGCAAGAAAAGAATCTTACAGTTCAGACAGCCGAAATCCAGTAGTGGAGAACGGAACTCTGGAAGACGATCAAAACCGTCGTGATTTTACGATTAATGCTTTGGCTTTATCATTAAACGAGGAAAACTTCGGAGATCTTTCTGATCCTTTTAATGGTTTGTCTGATTTAGAGAACAAAATCATCAAAACCCCTTTAGATCCGGACATCACTTATTCTGATGATCCACTGCGCATGCTGCGTGCGATTCGTTTTGCCACACAATTGAATTTCGAAATCGAAGAAAATTCATTAAATGCCATCACAAAAAATGCCGATCGCATTAAAATTATTTCAGGTGAGAGAATTGTTGACGAATTAAACAAAATTCTCTCCACTCCTAAACCTTCAACTGGCTTTTTGCTATTGTACAAGACGGGACTTTTAGATTTAATTTTACCTGAATTAACAGCATTAAATCAAGTCGAAGAAATTGAAGGTCATACTCATAAAAACAACTTTTATCACACACTGGAAGTGGTCGATAATATTTGCCCGAATACAGACGATGTATGGTTACGCTGGGCAGCTTTATTACACGATATTGGAAAAGCACCTACAAAACGTTTCAATAAAAAACAAGGCTGGACTTTTCACGGGCATGAGTTTTTAGGTGGGAAGATGACTAAAAAAATCTTCGAACGTCTGCACATGCCGTTGAATCACAAAATGAAATTTGTGCAAAAAATGGTTATCATGAGTTCGCGCCCGATTGTTTTGGCTGACGACATCGTAACCGATAGTGCAGTGCGCCGTTTGGTGTTTGATGCCGGTGAAGATGTCGAAAATCTAATGACTTTGTGTGAGGCAGATATCACCACCAAAAATCCGTCAAAGTTTAAAAAATACCATAAAAACTTCGAAATCGTCCGCAAAAAAATCGTTGAAGTCGAAGAACGCGATCATGTTCGTAATTTTCAACCGCCCATTTCGGGTGAAGAAATTATGGAAATCTTTGATTTGAAGCCTTCAAGAGAAATCGGAATTTTGAAAGAAGCTGTAAAAGAAGCAATTCTCGAAGGTGACATTCCAAATGAATATCAGGCTGCTTATGATTTTGTGATTAAAAGAGCTGAGAAGTTAGGCTTAAAAAAAGTATAA
- a CDS encoding COX15/CtaA family protein — protein sequence MKKENKSVIIWLLSGCVLLFLMVVVGGITRLTNSGLSMTDWHLVTDTFPPLTEAKWNEAFEQYKKFPEYQKINIHNDFQLSDYKFIYFWEWFHRFIGRIIGLVFFVPFVYFLIRKKLDRPTINKCIVLLAMGGFQGFLGWFMVRSGLIDNPDVSHFRLSLHLTFAFITFAYTLWVALDLIYPERNVYKIIPLRNIARIALVALLIQIIYGGFVAGLNAGLIHNHWPLMSDGQFIHDSVFIEQSTLVKNLIEGKSGVQFVHRTFAYVVVALILFLYYKGTQVSLTRNQSKGINVLLVFVFIQFLLGVFTLLYSVPLALGLIHQIMAFFLLSAMTYTLHRLSK from the coding sequence ATGAAAAAAGAAAATAAATCAGTAATCATCTGGTTGCTATCAGGTTGTGTTTTACTATTTTTAATGGTTGTTGTTGGCGGAATTACCCGTCTGACCAACTCAGGTTTATCCATGACCGACTGGCATTTGGTAACGGATACTTTTCCTCCACTGACAGAAGCAAAATGGAATGAAGCATTTGAACAATACAAGAAATTCCCTGAATATCAAAAAATCAACATACACAACGATTTTCAGCTTTCAGATTATAAATTCATCTATTTCTGGGAATGGTTTCACCGCTTTATCGGTCGTATTATCGGACTGGTTTTCTTTGTCCCTTTTGTTTATTTTTTAATTCGAAAAAAACTCGATCGTCCAACCATAAACAAATGTATTGTTCTTTTGGCAATGGGAGGTTTTCAGGGGTTCTTAGGCTGGTTTATGGTACGCAGCGGATTAATCGATAATCCGGATGTTAGTCATTTCAGACTTTCTCTTCATCTTACTTTTGCCTTTATTACTTTTGCTTATACACTTTGGGTTGCCTTAGATTTAATTTATCCGGAACGCAATGTTTATAAAATAATTCCGCTTCGTAATATCGCAAGAATTGCTCTTGTCGCTTTACTGATTCAAATTATTTACGGCGGATTTGTAGCCGGTCTTAATGCCGGTTTAATACACAATCACTGGCCTTTAATGAGTGACGGACAATTTATTCACGATTCCGTTTTTATTGAACAATCTACTCTGGTTAAAAACTTAATCGAAGGAAAAAGCGGAGTTCAGTTTGTACATAGAACTTTTGCTTATGTAGTAGTGGCTCTTATCCTTTTCTTATATTACAAAGGAACTCAAGTTTCTCTTACCAGAAATCAGTCTAAAGGAATCAACGTTCTTCTTGTTTTTGTTTTCATTCAGTTCTTACTGGGCGTTTTTACACTTTTATACAGCGTCCCTTTAGCTTTAGGATTAATTCATCAAATTATGGCCTTTTTCCTTTTGAGTGCCATGACCTACACTTTGCACCGATTAAGTAAATAA
- a CDS encoding LytR/AlgR family response regulator transcription factor yields MTTLIIEDEKPAARLLQRKLEKLDIAVKTMLHSVEESVYWFENNEHPDLIFLDIQLSDGLSFEIFEKINIQSAIIFTTAYDEYALKAFKLNSIDYLLKPIDEDDLEVAVAKFRTRLPKTTADTSNLQLDFEQIRQMLSNPFEKNYKKRFTVKIGQHLKVITTDEIECFFSENKGTYIHTFDNRNYLIDSTLEILEQEIDKKDFFRVSRKFIVPLTAIKEIQVYTNSRLKVILPTYKEDEVIVSREKVQDFKNWLG; encoded by the coding sequence ATGACCACATTAATTATAGAAGACGAAAAACCGGCAGCAAGATTACTACAACGAAAACTAGAAAAGTTAGATATTGCTGTAAAGACCATGTTACATTCTGTTGAAGAATCCGTTTATTGGTTTGAAAATAATGAACATCCGGATCTCATATTTCTGGATATTCAATTGTCTGATGGTTTATCGTTTGAAATTTTCGAAAAAATAAATATTCAGAGCGCCATTATTTTTACCACGGCTTATGATGAATACGCCCTAAAAGCATTTAAATTAAACAGTATTGATTATCTTTTAAAACCCATTGATGAAGATGATCTGGAAGTTGCTGTTGCGAAATTCAGAACAAGATTGCCTAAAACAACTGCGGATACTTCAAATTTGCAGCTTGATTTTGAACAAATTCGCCAAATGTTGTCGAACCCTTTTGAAAAGAATTATAAAAAACGGTTTACGGTTAAAATTGGACAGCATTTAAAGGTTATTACAACAGACGAAATTGAGTGTTTCTTTAGTGAAAATAAAGGAACCTACATTCATACTTTTGATAATAGAAATTATTTAATTGATTCGACTTTGGAAATCCTGGAGCAGGAAATCGATAAAAAAGATTTCTTTCGCGTTAGCCGAAAATTCATTGTTCCGCTTACCGCCATAAAAGAAATTCAAGTTTATACCAATTCACGGTTAAAGGTAATTTTACCTACTTATAAAGAGGATGAGGTAATTGTGAGCCGCGAGAAAGTGCAGGACTTTAAAAATTGGTTGGGGTAA
- a CDS encoding 2TM domain-containing protein: MGQFRRQMYEDYSHEFSTDESFNLAYKKVKRIKGFYSHLRVYILVNIIIIVSSLNQSYVGDHFVIRGFRDWEIYSTAFFWGIALVIHGISVFGPDVFFNRDWEQKKIQKIMKKEAENKNKWK, from the coding sequence ATGGGACAGTTTAGAAGACAGATGTACGAAGATTATTCACATGAGTTTAGTACAGACGAAAGTTTCAATTTGGCATACAAAAAAGTAAAAAGAATTAAAGGCTTTTATTCACATTTAAGAGTTTATATATTGGTGAACATTATCATCATTGTTTCAAGTCTGAATCAAAGTTATGTAGGAGATCATTTTGTAATTAGAGGATTCCGTGATTGGGAAATTTACTCGACTGCATTTTTTTGGGGAATTGCTTTAGTGATTCATGGAATTTCCGTTTTTGGCCCTGATGTTTTTTTCAATAGAGATTGGGAGCAAAAGAAAATTCAAAAAATAATGAAGAAAGAGGCTGAAAATAAAAATAAATGGAAGTAA
- a CDS encoding 2TM domain-containing protein encodes MRRYRRDRYEVYKDEISTDESYNLAYRKVKKIKGFYTHLKVYLIVNAIIIVSNLNRDYFSHSVYENGLLDWRTYSTAICWGVALVIHAFTVFGPDIFFSSEWEQKKIQKYMDREAQNNNTKWQ; translated from the coding sequence ATGAGACGATATAGAAGAGACAGGTACGAAGTTTACAAGGATGAAATTAGTACAGACGAAAGTTATAATTTAGCCTACAGAAAAGTGAAGAAAATCAAAGGCTTTTACACACACTTAAAAGTGTATTTGATTGTGAATGCCATCATTATAGTTTCTAATTTAAACAGAGATTATTTCAGTCATAGTGTTTATGAAAACGGATTGTTAGACTGGCGTACTTATTCGACAGCGATCTGCTGGGGAGTAGCTTTAGTCATTCATGCTTTCACCGTATTTGGTCCTGATATTTTTTTCAGCAGTGAATGGGAACAAAAAAAGATCCAAAAATATATGGATAGAGAGGCACAGAACAATAACACAAAATGGCAATAA
- a CDS encoding 2TM domain-containing protein: MEVNLNEEDKYYLAKKRVEEIKGFYGNLTAYVIVNLVLIFINLYTSPRHLWFYWPLMWWGVGVVFHGLKVFKVFPVLGKDWEEKKIKELMEKERENKNKWQ, translated from the coding sequence ATGGAAGTAAATTTGAATGAAGAGGATAAATATTACCTCGCCAAGAAGAGAGTGGAGGAAATCAAAGGTTTCTATGGCAATTTAACCGCATACGTTATTGTAAATCTTGTTCTGATTTTTATCAATCTTTATACATCACCAAGGCATTTATGGTTTTACTGGCCCTTAATGTGGTGGGGAGTTGGAGTGGTTTTTCACGGTCTGAAAGTTTTTAAAGTGTTTCCGGTTCTCGGAAAAGACTGGGAAGAGAAAAAGATCAAAGAACTGATGGAAAAAGAGAGAGAGAATAAAAATAAATGGCAATAA
- a CDS encoding 2TM domain-containing protein yields METNFNKEQEDFELQKMASKKVVKLKAFYTHVIFYSAGLILYILKDYFGLPLNIFPVQYLNGFVMSIWTTVFVVSAIEIFASFKIFGEEWEERKMKSILEKKEKKQKWE; encoded by the coding sequence ATGGAAACTAATTTTAATAAGGAACAGGAAGATTTCGAACTTCAAAAGATGGCAAGTAAAAAGGTGGTGAAGTTAAAGGCTTTTTACACCCATGTGATTTTCTATAGTGCAGGTCTTATACTTTATATTTTAAAAGATTATTTTGGACTTCCACTTAATATTTTTCCTGTACAATATCTGAACGGATTTGTCATGAGTATCTGGACCACTGTTTTTGTGGTATCGGCAATAGAGATATTCGCTTCTTTTAAAATTTTTGGAGAAGAGTGGGAAGAGCGTAAAATGAAGAGCATCTTAGAGAAAAAAGAAAAAAAACAAAAATGGGAGTAA
- a CDS encoding 2TM domain-containing protein, producing the protein MEKDFIEAERFYQAKKKVKEIREFYEHLAVFIMVNIILITINLITSPEYLWFVWCVLGWGVGVVIHGLTVFDIPPFFSKDWEEKKIKEILEKEKLRKPENNYGN; encoded by the coding sequence ATGGAAAAGGATTTTATAGAAGCAGAACGTTTTTATCAGGCCAAGAAAAAAGTAAAAGAAATTAGAGAGTTTTACGAGCATCTGGCGGTTTTCATTATGGTAAACATTATTCTGATAACAATAAATCTTATAACCTCTCCTGAATATTTATGGTTTGTCTGGTGCGTTTTGGGTTGGGGAGTAGGAGTAGTCATTCATGGACTGACAGTGTTTGATATTCCGCCCTTTTTCAGTAAAGATTGGGAAGAGAAGAAAATCAAAGAAATTTTGGAAAAAGAAAAATTAAGAAAACCTGAGAATAATTATGGAAACTAA
- a CDS encoding 2TM domain-containing protein has protein sequence MKDHRNSFAELKSGTLMCFKISMVFTVLFCAFLGTDLNVKNVLYTFGISCLYSFGLGFGNGFINVLLDKKWDWLEQTNLRVYYGILITILYTVPVVLGINYVVCVFVQHLPPDQFFSERMIWAHLFYVILSLGVSTFMQARSFMVKWKQASKFEVTQQKIIAGTANAKFESLKNQIDPHFLFNSLNVLSSLIEENPDNAQRFTTSLSKIYRYVLEQKDKELVSVEDELSFAKTYMNLLKMRFENSLFYELPTTNINPDAKVVPLSLQLLLENTVKHNIVSEQKPLHIRIFVEGDYLAIQNDFQKKEVLQDRQGVGLQNIVNRYSIVTNRKVLIEQNEENFTVKIPILTKQITVMETSAEYSDENKAYFRAKKRVEELKGFYGNVISYCCVVPFLIFINLRYSPGFQWFWFSALGWGFGVVMHAFKVFGYSSDWEERKIREILERENKQKNWK, from the coding sequence ATGAAAGATCATAGAAACTCGTTTGCTGAATTAAAAAGTGGAACTCTTATGTGTTTCAAGATTTCTATGGTCTTTACCGTTTTGTTCTGCGCTTTTTTAGGCACCGATTTAAACGTGAAAAATGTATTGTATACGTTTGGAATAAGCTGCCTTTATTCTTTCGGACTGGGCTTTGGCAATGGATTTATTAACGTTCTTTTAGACAAAAAGTGGGATTGGCTGGAACAAACCAATCTAAGGGTGTACTACGGAATTTTGATTACTATATTGTATACCGTTCCGGTTGTTTTGGGAATCAATTATGTTGTTTGTGTATTTGTTCAGCATCTTCCGCCGGATCAGTTTTTTAGTGAAAGGATGATTTGGGCTCACCTCTTTTATGTGATTCTGTCTCTCGGAGTATCCACTTTTATGCAGGCCCGAAGCTTTATGGTGAAGTGGAAACAGGCATCCAAATTTGAGGTAACACAGCAAAAAATTATTGCAGGAACGGCAAATGCTAAATTCGAAAGTTTAAAAAATCAAATAGACCCACATTTTCTTTTTAACAGTTTAAACGTTCTTAGTTCTTTAATTGAAGAAAACCCGGATAATGCACAACGATTTACAACATCTTTGTCTAAAATCTATCGCTATGTTTTAGAGCAAAAAGACAAAGAGCTGGTTTCTGTTGAAGATGAACTGTCGTTTGCTAAAACCTATATGAATTTGCTTAAAATGCGATTCGAGAACAGTTTGTTTTATGAATTACCAACGACAAATATTAATCCCGATGCAAAAGTAGTTCCGCTATCCTTGCAGCTTTTATTAGAGAATACGGTAAAACACAATATCGTTAGCGAGCAAAAACCGTTGCATATCAGGATTTTTGTAGAGGGAGATTATCTGGCGATACAAAATGATTTTCAGAAGAAAGAAGTTTTACAGGACAGACAGGGAGTAGGATTGCAGAACATTGTTAACCGATATTCAATTGTAACTAATAGAAAGGTTCTGATTGAACAAAACGAAGAAAATTTCACTGTAAAAATTCCAATTTTAACCAAACAAATTACAGTTATGGAAACAAGTGCAGAATATAGCGATGAAAATAAAGCTTATTTCAGAGCTAAGAAAAGAGTAGAGGAACTAAAAGGTTTTTACGGTAACGTAATTTCATATTGTTGTGTGGTACCATTTTTAATTTTTATAAATTTGAGGTACTCTCCTGGATTTCAGTGGTTTTGGTTCTCGGCTTTAGGTTGGGGGTTTGGAGTTGTCATGCATGCTTTTAAAGTATTTGGGTACAGCTCAGATTGGGAAGAACGAAAAATAAGAGAGATTCTGGAACGTGAAAACAAACAAAAAAACTGGAAGTAG